Within the Amaranthus tricolor cultivar Red isolate AtriRed21 chromosome 15, ASM2621246v1, whole genome shotgun sequence genome, the region CGACTGTCGCCATTCAAACTCGAATAATTCTCTCTCTCGCTGATTCCGTTCCATGGACTCCATCCACTGCCACTCTACCCTTTGCTGCGGTTGCAGAAAATCTCTAAGCATCTCCAGAATACTGCTACTACCATGACTGTTAATGTCGGTTTTCCTTTTCTGGGAGTTGTTTCTCAGGACACCTTCCCGAATATTATTGTCCCCCGCCTCATCTTCGTCCTGAGATAAGTCATCTGAAAACTGATCACCCCTTCTCTTCCTTGATTTAACAGCTACCTGCTGGGAATCCATAAAAGAATGTTGCAAGCTTTCGGGTCTTTCAGTGAAAACGTCATGCAATTCTTTGAAGTATGGGCACTGCTTTCCATTTTCAAAATCAGATGTCTCTTTGCCCTGTACAGATAAAGAAACAGCAAGGCCAAATCTTAAACTTCAGCTATGCTTCTGTGAATTTCTCTTCCATGTACATGTACAAATAAGTAAAGAATGGATAACTGGTACTAGAGAACCCATTTAACTTCTTGCAATTGTTATCCACATATTTTAAAACAGTCAACAATTCCAGTCAACTAAAAAAGTCAACAGAAAACAACTAAAATCTATTTGCCAAACACTTGTGTGATCGCTTACGTTTAGGTTACACTAAAAGAAAGCATGAGAATATTGGCGCAGCCAATAGCTTGCCCTTCACCTTATCAAAGGTTTTAGTAAACATCATAGAAGCAAAGGTGCACACATCGGTCATATACACTAACGAACCAGGTACAAACAACAAA harbors:
- the LOC130801482 gene encoding trihelix transcription factor GT-3b-like — its product is MDSQQVAVKSRKRRGDQFSDDLSQDEDEAGDNNIREGVLRNNSQKRKTDINSHGSSSILEMLRDFLQPQQRVEWQWMESMERNQRERELFEFEWRQSMEKLERERGW